From the Selenomonas timonae genome, one window contains:
- a CDS encoding DUF3656 domain-containing U32 family peptidase: MVELLAPAGTKEAFLAAVENGANAVYLAGKMFGARAYASNFDEDEMAEVIRHAHLKNVQVHVAVNTIVDSDELPRLKEYLAFLYDVGADAVLLQDLGAVRVAKEVVPQLPLHASTQMTVHNLAGVRALEELGFSRVVLARELSIAEIRHICAESRAEIESFVHGALCVCYSGQCLMSSMIGGRSGNRGRCAQPCRLPYTLVDAHGKDVLGESAGNFLLSPRDLNTIELIPELLDAGIDSLKIEGRMKRPEYVATIVHTYRKAIDHYLHRESAPVDAEDLDHLAQVFNRDFTTAYMEKRQGKYMMSDRRPNNRGLLIGRVSAYDRSSHRVTVKLSRKLAIGDQVDFWVKVGGRVSAEIEHLYNAQGKECSEAAAGDTVSFVICGKVHMNDRVFKVYDANLMDAARHSYDVAHSEKIPLRAVLHARLGEKLRLHIEDDAGNAVDSESDYVVARANNRPLTIETVQKQMGRLGTTLFSLAELSCEMDDAVMVPVSELNNLRRSAIASLEELRIHRFQQKRSDTVRIAAKNSAMPVRHKTELPAPAALMAAVDDLAAMKAAVAAGADGILYGGESLRGISLHPKDYEAAWDYAQECGVRIDYNTPRIVRGDEQAALIRLFECFGEKLPSALHVHHIGTAFLARERVHVTLHADYSMISYNPSALDFLYSYGFGEATLSPELNGRQMERLVKASPMPLTALVSGRLPLMISEYCVLGSFLGNLDTGKCSMPCRRQDFYLRDRKGVDFPVMTDQFCRMHILNSKQLSLLPYVHQFLHMGVATLRIEGRGMPVNELAGIIRMYRAAMRHKGPLREEDEQYLRMQEGNDITRGHYFRGIL, translated from the coding sequence TTGGTTGAATTACTCGCTCCTGCGGGAACGAAGGAAGCATTTCTCGCTGCCGTAGAAAACGGAGCAAATGCAGTTTATCTTGCTGGAAAGATGTTCGGCGCACGCGCCTATGCCTCCAATTTTGATGAGGATGAGATGGCGGAGGTCATTCGGCACGCACATCTCAAAAATGTGCAGGTACATGTTGCTGTCAATACGATTGTCGACAGTGATGAACTTCCGCGGTTAAAAGAATATCTCGCCTTTCTCTACGATGTGGGCGCAGATGCTGTGCTATTGCAGGATCTCGGTGCTGTACGCGTCGCGAAGGAGGTCGTTCCGCAGCTTCCGCTGCATGCGAGTACCCAGATGACGGTACATAATCTCGCTGGTGTTCGGGCGCTGGAGGAACTTGGATTTTCGCGTGTCGTACTGGCGCGCGAGCTTTCCATTGCAGAGATTCGCCACATCTGCGCAGAGAGCCGCGCTGAGATTGAGTCGTTCGTGCATGGCGCGCTCTGCGTCTGCTACTCGGGGCAATGTCTGATGAGCAGCATGATCGGCGGCCGCAGCGGCAATCGCGGGCGCTGTGCGCAGCCTTGTCGTCTGCCCTATACATTGGTCGATGCCCATGGAAAGGATGTACTTGGGGAGTCGGCAGGGAACTTCCTTCTCTCGCCGCGCGATCTGAATACGATCGAACTCATCCCTGAGCTGCTTGATGCGGGCATTGATTCGCTGAAAATCGAGGGACGCATGAAGCGCCCCGAGTATGTCGCAACGATTGTGCATACCTATCGCAAGGCGATCGACCATTATCTCCATCGCGAGAGTGCCCCCGTTGACGCAGAGGATCTCGATCATCTGGCGCAGGTGTTCAATCGTGACTTTACAACGGCGTATATGGAAAAACGCCAAGGCAAATATATGATGAGCGATCGACGGCCGAACAACCGCGGCCTCCTGATCGGGCGCGTTTCTGCGTATGACCGTAGTTCGCACCGTGTCACGGTGAAGCTGTCCAGAAAACTCGCCATCGGAGATCAGGTGGATTTTTGGGTGAAGGTCGGCGGCCGTGTCAGCGCTGAGATCGAGCATTTATACAATGCACAGGGAAAAGAGTGCAGTGAAGCCGCCGCGGGAGATACAGTGTCATTCGTCATCTGTGGCAAGGTGCATATGAATGACCGTGTATTCAAGGTCTATGATGCGAACCTCATGGATGCGGCAAGACATTCCTATGATGTTGCGCACAGCGAAAAAATCCCGCTTCGTGCCGTTCTTCACGCAAGACTCGGAGAAAAGCTGCGCCTCCACATTGAGGATGATGCGGGGAACGCTGTGGACAGCGAGAGTGACTATGTTGTCGCGCGGGCGAACAACCGCCCGCTCACCATCGAGACTGTGCAGAAACAGATGGGACGACTCGGAACAACACTGTTTTCTCTTGCGGAACTGTCCTGTGAGATGGACGATGCTGTGATGGTGCCCGTCAGCGAACTGAATAATCTGCGCCGCTCTGCCATTGCCTCACTTGAGGAGCTTCGCATACATCGTTTTCAGCAAAAGCGAAGCGATACCGTGCGGATTGCCGCGAAAAATAGTGCAATGCCGGTAAGACACAAAACAGAGCTGCCAGCTCCCGCCGCGCTGATGGCTGCGGTCGATGATCTGGCGGCGATGAAGGCGGCTGTCGCCGCTGGTGCGGACGGCATTCTCTACGGAGGCGAATCTCTCCGCGGTATTTCATTGCATCCGAAGGACTATGAAGCTGCATGGGACTATGCACAGGAATGCGGCGTGCGGATCGACTACAACACGCCCCGCATTGTGCGCGGGGACGAGCAGGCGGCTCTGATCCGTCTCTTTGAGTGCTTTGGAGAGAAATTGCCGTCGGCGCTGCACGTCCATCACATCGGTACGGCATTCCTTGCACGCGAGCGCGTTCACGTTACGCTCCATGCGGATTATTCGATGATCTCCTATAACCCGTCTGCACTGGATTTTCTCTATTCATATGGATTCGGCGAAGCAACGCTCTCGCCCGAACTCAACGGCAGACAGATGGAGCGCCTTGTAAAGGCAAGTCCCATGCCCCTCACGGCTCTTGTCAGCGGACGTCTCCCGCTTATGATTTCGGAGTACTGCGTCCTGGGCAGTTTTCTTGGGAATCTCGATACGGGGAAATGCTCGATGCCCTGCCGCAGACAGGACTTTTACCTCCGTGACCGCAAGGGCGTGGATTTCCCCGTGATGACCGATCAATTTTGCCGTATGCACATCTTGAACAGCAAGCAATTATCCCTGCTGCCCTATGTGCATCAGTTTCTCCATATGGGCGTGGCAACGCTGCGGATTGAGGGGCGCGGGATGCCGGTCAATGAGCTGGCGGGCATTATTCGGATGTATCGGGCTGCAATGCGGCACAAAGGCCCGCTCAGGGAAGAAGATGAGCAGTATCTGCGTATGCAGGAGGGCAATGATATTACACGCGGTCACTATTTCCGCGGAATCTTATAA
- the scpB gene encoding SMC-Scp complex subunit ScpB: MQSLNRAGILEAVLFAAGIPLSVPKLAEIIETPEWEVQETLTELEHILSERGSGIFLRRSAGGYQLVTHPNAFPWVKKLSEKVQPTLSSSAMETLSIIAYKQPITKQEVEHIRGVRAERSIGRLLELELICEMGRKQVIGRPILYGTTDLFLRAFGLEQIADLPELPEMDDVKDTLDDDQLRLFEEMRAAADVIEHEDGDDDGGTDGENVSVFSHDAKD; this comes from the coding sequence GTGCAGTCTCTTAATCGGGCGGGCATATTGGAAGCCGTTCTGTTCGCTGCTGGAATTCCGCTCTCCGTACCGAAACTCGCTGAAATCATTGAGACACCCGAGTGGGAAGTGCAGGAAACACTAACCGAGCTGGAACATATCCTTTCGGAGCGCGGGAGCGGCATCTTTCTGCGAAGATCGGCAGGTGGCTATCAGCTCGTGACACATCCAAACGCCTTTCCGTGGGTGAAGAAGCTGTCCGAAAAGGTGCAGCCGACACTCTCGTCTTCGGCAATGGAGACGCTTTCCATCATTGCGTATAAGCAGCCGATCACAAAGCAGGAAGTGGAGCATATCCGTGGGGTGCGCGCTGAGCGTTCCATTGGACGGCTGCTCGAACTCGAGCTGATCTGTGAAATGGGGCGCAAGCAGGTGATCGGGCGTCCGATTCTCTACGGAACGACGGATTTGTTCCTGCGCGCATTCGGGCTCGAGCAGATTGCGGATCTTCCTGAACTCCCGGAGATGGACGATGTCAAGGATACGCTGGACGATGACCAGCTGCGCCTCTTCGAGGAAATGCGCGCTGCAGCAGATGTCATCGAGCATGAAGACGGGGACGACGATGGCGGGACGGATGGAGAGAATGTCTCTGTGTTCTCACACGATGCAAAGGATTGA
- a CDS encoding segregation and condensation protein A, whose product MAADYLVKLDAFEGPMDLLMHLIEKNKIDLYDIPIADLTRQYLDHIDTLYQFDIEYASEFLVMAATLLRIKSRMLLPKSDAAEDQEEDPRMELVERLLEYRRFKEVSSILFFLNDAQSPYVERAPMPLPAHRLPIMGLSAEALMRIFADVQRVREEPVIPAVVVSAEEYRVQDKMTDILELLRHRNGRIKLNEAFPTGTREELLSAFLALLELAKMQMVYISQEHLYYEIVISAKEGSRAVS is encoded by the coding sequence ATGGCGGCAGATTATCTTGTCAAATTGGATGCGTTTGAGGGACCGATGGATCTGCTCATGCATCTGATCGAAAAGAATAAAATTGATCTCTATGACATCCCTATTGCGGATTTGACGCGTCAATATCTGGACCACATCGATACGTTGTATCAATTTGATATTGAATATGCAAGCGAATTTCTCGTGATGGCGGCGACGCTCCTGCGGATCAAATCGCGTATGCTGCTGCCGAAGAGCGATGCAGCGGAAGATCAGGAGGAAGATCCGCGCATGGAGCTTGTGGAGCGGCTGCTTGAATATCGTCGGTTCAAGGAGGTCTCGTCCATACTATTCTTCCTGAACGATGCCCAGAGCCCGTATGTGGAGCGCGCGCCGATGCCGCTCCCCGCACATCGGCTGCCGATTATGGGGCTTTCAGCAGAGGCTCTTATGCGCATCTTTGCGGATGTGCAACGCGTACGAGAAGAGCCTGTGATTCCCGCCGTTGTTGTATCGGCAGAGGAATATCGCGTGCAGGACAAGATGACGGATATTCTCGAGCTGCTCAGGCACAGGAACGGCAGAATCAAATTGAATGAGGCGTTTCCAACGGGAACGCGCGAGGAGCTTCTGTCCGCCTTTTTGGCACTTTTGGAACTTGCAAAAATGCAGATGGTCTATATCTCCCAGGAACATCTCTACTATGAAATCGTCATTTCGGCAAAGGAGGGGAGCCGTGCAGTCTCTTAA
- a CDS encoding site-2 protease family protein — protein sequence MFGFNFEEMLLGIPGLIIAMTFHEYAHARAAVSLGDFTPRLMGRLTLDPRAHIDPIGLIMLFLVRFGWAKPVMVNPSNFRQPRRDDILVSVAGPAMNLLLGFIAFYMILFIRSHNIDVSPITYGIIQMIFVYNVNFAIFNMLPIPPLDGSHIVRNLLPPDLAYRYQAIERYSLLIMIVFIATPLLSVVLMPLFRLVYGVYSAIGSALLF from the coding sequence ATGTTCGGATTTAACTTTGAAGAGATGTTGCTCGGAATCCCCGGGCTCATCATTGCCATGACCTTTCACGAGTATGCGCATGCGCGAGCTGCTGTCTCACTCGGAGACTTCACACCGCGCCTGATGGGACGCCTGACACTCGACCCGCGCGCGCATATCGATCCCATTGGCCTCATCATGCTCTTTCTCGTCCGTTTTGGATGGGCAAAGCCTGTCATGGTGAATCCAAGCAATTTTCGTCAGCCGCGTCGGGATGATATTCTAGTGTCTGTTGCCGGGCCTGCGATGAATCTGCTGCTTGGATTTATTGCCTTCTATATGATCCTCTTCATTCGCTCGCATAATATCGATGTTTCACCGATTACATACGGGATCATACAGATGATCTTTGTCTACAACGTCAACTTTGCAATCTTCAATATGCTTCCGATTCCGCCGCTGGACGGCTCGCATATTGTGCGCAACCTTCTGCCGCCGGATCTCGCCTATCGCTATCAGGCAATTGAGCGCTACAGTCTGCTCATTATGATTGTGTTCATTGCAACACCTCTGCTGAGTGTTGTCCTCATGCCGCTGTTTCGGCTGGTATACGGCGTATACAGTGCGATCGGCAGTGCGCTCTTGTTCTAG
- a CDS encoding NUDIX domain-containing protein, which translates to MYEDLIETKCSGEHIFDGTLLHVRRDMVRLPNGKESVREWIHHPGAAAVLPVLPNGNVILVRQFRYPIGKVTLEVPAGKLDMEGEDPLHCARRELSEETGYTAEQYEKLTTIATTVGFSNEYIHLYLARKLSVGEQHTDDDEFVNVVQMPFTEALSMVKTGEIIDSKTIISLLMAEERLSI; encoded by the coding sequence ATGTATGAGGATCTTATAGAAACAAAGTGCAGCGGTGAGCATATCTTTGACGGCACGTTGCTCCATGTACGCCGTGATATGGTGCGTCTGCCGAACGGGAAGGAGTCCGTACGCGAGTGGATTCACCACCCCGGCGCGGCGGCGGTGCTCCCCGTGCTGCCGAACGGCAATGTGATTCTGGTGCGGCAGTTTCGCTATCCCATCGGGAAGGTCACGCTCGAGGTGCCCGCAGGAAAGCTTGATATGGAGGGGGAGGATCCCCTGCACTGTGCACGCCGCGAGCTGTCGGAGGAGACAGGCTATACGGCAGAGCAGTATGAGAAGCTGACGACCATTGCAACAACGGTGGGCTTTTCCAACGAATACATTCATCTCTATCTTGCGCGTAAACTCTCAGTCGGCGAGCAGCATACGGATGATGATGAGTTTGTTAATGTCGTTCAAATGCCGTTTACCGAGGCTCTTTCAATGGTGAAGACGGGGGAGATCATCGACTCCAAGACCATCATTTCCTTGTTGATGGCAGAAGAACGCCTAAGCATCTGA
- the ftsY gene encoding signal recognition particle-docking protein FtsY, whose protein sequence is MGFFDRLKKGLTKTRENFTHNIERLIIGYADIDDELIDDLEETLLMADVGVKTTETLIAAVRRGIKQKEIRTPEDLIPFLEKEIVQILESGENTFHMAEQGTTVLLVVGTNGVGKTTTIGKLSAYYRRQGKSVLLAAADTFRAAAIDQLEIWGKRADAQVIKHGEGSDPAAVVFDAMQAAKARNIDIVIVDTAGRLQTKSNLMQELEKIYRVIGREIPGAPHETLLVLDAGTGQNAISQAELFTQAAPVSGVVLTKLDGTAKGGVTIGIKSQLSIPIKWIGVGEGMDDLRPFHAEDFVSALFVKRADETEE, encoded by the coding sequence GTGGGATTCTTTGATCGACTGAAAAAAGGTCTGACGAAGACGCGGGAGAACTTCACGCATAATATTGAACGCCTCATCATCGGATATGCCGATATTGACGATGAGCTGATCGACGATCTCGAGGAGACGCTGCTGATGGCGGATGTCGGCGTTAAGACGACGGAGACGCTCATTGCAGCAGTGCGTAGGGGGATCAAGCAGAAGGAAATACGCACGCCCGAGGATCTGATCCCCTTTTTGGAAAAGGAGATCGTACAGATCCTGGAATCAGGAGAGAATACATTCCATATGGCGGAGCAGGGGACGACGGTGCTGCTCGTTGTTGGAACGAATGGCGTCGGTAAGACGACGACCATCGGGAAGCTGAGCGCCTACTACCGCAGACAAGGGAAATCGGTGCTGCTCGCGGCAGCGGACACCTTCCGCGCCGCCGCCATCGATCAGCTCGAGATCTGGGGCAAGCGTGCGGACGCACAGGTGATAAAGCACGGCGAAGGATCGGATCCTGCTGCTGTTGTCTTTGATGCTATGCAGGCGGCAAAGGCGCGCAATATTGACATTGTCATTGTCGATACGGCGGGGAGGCTTCAGACAAAGTCCAACCTCATGCAGGAACTCGAGAAAATCTATCGTGTGATCGGACGTGAGATCCCGGGGGCACCGCATGAGACGCTGCTCGTACTCGACGCCGGCACGGGGCAGAACGCGATTAGTCAGGCAGAGCTCTTCACGCAGGCTGCACCTGTTTCCGGCGTCGTGCTTACGAAACTCGACGGAACGGCAAAGGGCGGCGTAACAATCGGCATCAAGTCCCAGCTGTCCATCCCGATCAAGTGGATCGGTGTCGGCGAAGGGATGGACGATCTGCGCCCCTTCCATGCGGAGGATTTTGTGAGCGCACTGTTTGTCAAGCGTGCGGATGAGACGGAAGAATAA